GGGATGCGACAGAGGTTGCTCCTGCACTGATTGGGAAGACGCTTGTCCGATTTTTCCCGGATGGAAGAACAATCCGGCGATTGATTACGGAGGTTGAGATTTACCGGGGTGAAGAAGACGAAGCCTGCCATGCCAGCAAAGGAGTGACTACCAGGAACAGAGTGATGTATTCCGAAGGGGGGCTGGTATATGTTTATTTAATTTATGGGATGTACTGGATGCTGAATTTTGTCACCGGTCCGGAAGGACATCCCCAGGCGGTATTAATCAGGGGTATAGATGGGTTTGATGGCCCCGGTAAACTGACCCGTGCCCTGGAGGTAGACGGAAGTTTTTATGGCGAAGACCTCACCCGGTCAGAACGCATCTGGGTTGAAGAGGGCATAAAAAATTTCAGAATTGGCAAAGGGAAGAGAATTGGGATTGATTATGCCGGCGAAAAATGGCGATCGAAGCCCTGGCGTTATTTTCTGAAAAAATCGTAAGATTTATTTTTTCTTCTTTGAGGATGATTTTTCCTGCGGGGGGTTTTTCATTGCATCCAGTTTGGCCTGTGCTGCCTCCAGTGTCGCCCTGGCTTTTTTCAGACCTTCTCCGGCAGTTTTTTTCATGTTTTTACCCTTTTCAACATTTTTTGTTCCATCAGCTGATTTTTTGGTAGCTTCTTTCAGACGGAGGTCGGCATGCTTAATATCCTGCTTGTACTGGTTGTCAAGGGATTTCAGATCAGCTTTTGCAGAGGCAGCTTCTTCTTTGTTTTTTGAAGTGGCTTTCTTTTCAAGAACTTTTTTGCTGGTAAGGTATTCTTTCTCAATTTTTTTCCTGTCATTTTCCGCCGATTTCATTTCGCTTTTGGATTCTGTAATCATCTGATTACCAACGCTTATCAATGAATCGGCCACAGTCAGCTGGGCTTCGAACTTGTCTACATTGGCCTGCGCGGCGGCCACTACTGCTTCCTGTTTTTTAATGGCTGATTCGTTGCTGGTTTGCTGGGCAAACATGGCTGATACGCCTGACAAAGAAAACATCAACAGGTAAAAGACTTTCTTAAACGATGAAGGTTTCATATGCAAAATATTTGATAGGTAAAGATAGGTAAAAATCTTAATGCTGGACTTTATCCGATAAAACATCCATGTATTGCAACCGCAAACCCTTATGAACAAAATTCAAATGATGGGTGTTCCCCCGCTTTGGCGGGGCAGGCTATCCGACCTTTAAAAATCTATCTTGTTCGGGTGAAACAAGAACCAAAATAAACTGCGCAGATATTCCCATCAGCGTGCGCAGGATAAAAACTTGTTATCTTTGCCGGTATACCTAACAGATTTAAGCTTACATGCTATGAACATACTTTTACTGGGTTCAGGAGGCCGTGAACATGCCCTGGCATGGAAAATAAGGCAAAGCGGTAAATGTAAAGCCCTGTATATTGCTCCGGGAAATGCAGGTACCCTCAGGGAAGGCACCAATGTTTCATTAGACATACTTGATTTTGAGTCGGTAGGTAATTTTTGCAGGGAAAAGAACATCCAGATGGTTGTTGTGGGTCCGGAAGAACCTTTGGTAAGGGGGATAGCCGATTATCTCAGGAAGCGGGAAGATTTAGCCGGCATTATGGTAATTGGTCCGGACAGGGCGGGAGCGAAGCTGGAAGGAAGCAAAGACTTTGCCAAGCATTTCATGATGAAATACAATATTCCCACAGCCGCATACCGGACGTTTACCCTGGAAGAGTATGAAGCCGGAGTGCAGTTTCTCCGCAGTTTACGGCCTCCGTATGTTATCAAAGCAGATGGCCTGGCAGCAGGGAAGGGGGTGTCGGTGGTGCATGATTTGAAAGAGGCGGAACAGGAACTGCATCATATGCTGAGTGGAAAGTTTGGCACAGCGAGCACCCGGGTTGTTGTGGAGGAATTTCTGAAAGGTATTGAGCTTTCGGTATTTGTTATTACCGACGGTATAACATACAGGCTGCTTCCTGAGGCCAAAGATTACAAGCGTGCCGGGGAGGGGGATACAGGGCAGAATACCGGAGGGATGGGAGCTGTTTCTCCTGTGCCTTTTGC
This is a stretch of genomic DNA from Bacteroidales bacterium. It encodes these proteins:
- a CDS encoding DNA-3-methyladenine glycosylase, encoding MNQEANHRLGRDFFIRDATEVAPALIGKTLVRFFPDGRTIRRLITEVEIYRGEEDEACHASKGVTTRNRVMYSEGGLVYVYLIYGMYWMLNFVTGPEGHPQAVLIRGIDGFDGPGKLTRALEVDGSFYGEDLTRSERIWVEEGIKNFRIGKGKRIGIDYAGEKWRSKPWRYFLKKS
- the purD gene encoding phosphoribosylamine--glycine ligase, which encodes MNILLLGSGGREHALAWKIRQSGKCKALYIAPGNAGTLREGTNVSLDILDFESVGNFCREKNIQMVVVGPEEPLVRGIADYLRKREDLAGIMVIGPDRAGAKLEGSKDFAKHFMMKYNIPTAAYRTFTLEEYEAGVQFLRSLRPPYVIKADGLAAGKGVSVVHDLKEAEQELHHMLSGKFGTASTRVVVEEFLKGIELSVFVITDGITYRLLPEAKDYKRAGEGDTGQNTGGMGAVSPVPFADKTFMTKVEERIILPTMQGLKKEGIHYQGFIFFGLMNVDGNPYVIEYNVRLGDPESEVILPRLENDIVQLFEAVASGRLNEEKIHISPEVVTTVMLVSGGYPGTYRKGFEISGLDEVSGSIVFHAGTAMQNGKIVTSGGRVLAVSSSGRTMEEALEMSYKNARSISFEGMYYRGDIGFDLK